In Sulfurospirillum tamanense, the following are encoded in one genomic region:
- a CDS encoding BrnA antitoxin family protein, whose product MKTIKEREQYDNYELEESYDFEGGVRGRFYEPKKIPTTLRLDNDIILYFKKKASEQKVSYQSLINAFLRKGIGSL is encoded by the coding sequence ATGAAAACCATTAAAGAAAGAGAACAATACGATAACTATGAGCTTGAAGAGTCGTATGACTTTGAAGGTGGCGTCAGAGGGCGGTTCTATGAGCCTAAAAAAATCCCAACGACACTTAGACTCGACAATGACATCATTTTGTACTTCAAGAAAAAAGCAAGCGAACAAAAAGTTTCTTACCAGTCATTGATTAATGCATTTTTACGCAAAGGAATAGGCTCATTGTAA
- a CDS encoding BrnT family toxin yields MKFEWSDTKSASNLQKHGVSFEEAREVFDDPFHISKCDARFDYCEERWITLGATKKVKILVVANMFFDEHGEEIVRIISARYANKAEKEFYENH; encoded by the coding sequence AAATTTGAATGGAGTGACACAAAAAGTGCTTCAAATCTTCAAAAACACGGTGTGAGCTTTGAAGAGGCGCGAGAAGTGTTTGACGACCCGTTTCACATCTCAAAGTGTGACGCAAGGTTTGATTATTGTGAAGAGCGATGGATAACCCTTGGTGCAACGAAAAAAGTGAAAATTTTAGTCGTTGCCAATATGTTTTTTGATGAACATGGCGAAGAGATAGTGCGCATCATCAGCGCAAGATATGCCAACAAAGCCGAAAAGGAATTTTATGAAAACCATTAA